A region from the Cellvibrio sp. PSBB006 genome encodes:
- a CDS encoding serine/threonine-protein kinase, whose product MTIDYEINELIDDRFKITGLCSDSGGMGRVLLVRDSTRELPGQLALKYCREEDEEYIKRFRREVRLLKRFYGNSKVVEVLYSNTQHEPPYFVMKFYENGDLTTRIDDIQADVEEQENFFNMMIDCISELHSNEVLHRDIKPQNFLLDGDTLVVSDFGLGIEPDSTSRFTSSSMFWGSQGYLPPEFQNGGFKYADEASDIFMLGKSFYVLVTKQNPAYLMENEVHPALFHVIERACELSKEKRYQSLADLRQALTMAYDVIRGRGGPLGEVSQLMATINDRLKNEAKYKSSQVVEFIDKLGLVDEQDQIRICIEIKVPFISILTQDKLRSQLDGFLKIYKTMVESEQYGWSFAEKIADNMQTIFKNKDVLSKTRARAFELAVDSAYRMNRFAAMETCISMVKSVSDDSLGIHVAGVIQRNQHSFLTEIEPSQCKCESIRAVLKSINAKRT is encoded by the coding sequence ATGACGATCGATTATGAAATCAACGAACTAATAGATGATCGCTTTAAAATCACTGGACTGTGTAGTGATAGTGGAGGTATGGGGCGTGTGCTACTTGTGAGAGATAGTACAAGGGAGCTTCCAGGACAACTAGCCTTGAAGTACTGCCGAGAGGAAGATGAAGAGTATATCAAGAGATTTCGTAGAGAAGTTCGCCTCCTCAAACGATTTTATGGAAATTCAAAAGTCGTCGAAGTGTTATACAGCAATACACAACATGAACCGCCGTATTTCGTTATGAAGTTTTATGAAAATGGGGATCTTACAACACGTATTGACGATATACAGGCAGACGTTGAAGAGCAAGAGAATTTCTTCAATATGATGATTGATTGCATTTCAGAACTTCACTCAAATGAGGTGTTGCATAGAGATATTAAACCTCAAAATTTTCTTTTGGATGGAGATACGTTGGTCGTTTCTGATTTTGGCCTTGGAATTGAACCCGATTCAACCTCCAGATTTACAAGCAGCTCAATGTTTTGGGGATCACAAGGCTATCTACCGCCTGAATTTCAGAATGGTGGATTTAAATATGCTGATGAAGCTAGCGATATATTTATGCTTGGAAAAAGCTTTTACGTTTTAGTCACCAAGCAAAATCCAGCATACTTGATGGAGAATGAAGTTCATCCGGCTCTCTTTCACGTTATTGAGCGAGCCTGTGAGTTAAGTAAGGAGAAACGATATCAATCGCTAGCCGATCTTAGACAGGCTTTAACTATGGCCTATGATGTTATCCGTGGCCGTGGGGGCCCTTTAGGTGAGGTGAGCCAGCTTATGGCCACGATTAATGATCGGCTCAAAAACGAAGCAAAGTATAAATCTTCTCAAGTAGTAGAATTTATTGACAAGCTAGGCCTTGTGGATGAACAGGATCAGATACGAATTTGTATCGAAATAAAAGTTCCATTCATATCAATTTTAACTCAAGACAAACTTAGATCACAGTTAGATGGGTTTCTTAAGATCTATAAGACGATGGTTGAGAGTGAGCAATATGGATGGTCATTTGCAGAAAAAATAGCAGACAACATGCAGACAATATTTAAAAACAAAGATGTATTATCGAAAACTCGTGCACGAGCTTTCGAGTTGGCTGTTGACAGTGCGTATCGTATGAATAGGTTTGCAGCAATGGAGACATGCATCTCTATGGTAAAGTCAGTAAGTGATGATTCGTTAGGAATTCACGTTGCTGGAGTCATACAAAGGAATCAACACTCATTTTTAACTGAAATCGAACCTTCGCAATGTAAATGCGAAAGTATTAGAGCGGTACTTAAGTCAATTAATGCAAAAAGGACTTAA